DNA from Aliarcobacter skirrowii CCUG 10374:
TGACAACGGTTACAGTTACAATAGTAAATAGTTTAGTTGGAGATTTTGAATTTAATTCGCCTGAAACACTTTCAGCATTTGCATTGGGATTAATGTTGTTTATTGTTACTTTAATACTTAATATGATCTCACTATCTCTAATTAGAAAATTTAAAGAAAAATATAAAGTGAATACATTATGATTAAAAGAAAAAAGAGAAATAAACAATATAACCCATTTTATGATCCAACTTTAAAAAGTAGGCATAAAAGTGCAAAAAGATTTAAAAAGTTTACCTTAACTTCTTTAATCTTCTCAATAGCATTTTTAGCATTTTTCCTATTTGATATGATTGCAAAAGGAGTTCCTGCATTTAATGTGGCTTACATAAAAACAGAAGTTACATTTAATCAAAAAACTTTAGAGGATACAAGATTAGCAGTATCAAGAGATTATAGAACTTTGGTTTCAAGAGCTTGGTTAAGAGATATTCCAAAACTTTTAGAAAAAAATCCAGAGTATTTGAATACAACACAAACTCTTTGGGTTTTAGCAAATAGTCAAGTTGATCAATATCTAAAAGAGCATCACAATACTTTGAAGAGTAAAGATAGAGCAAAAGTTGATGAACTTTATAATCAAGGTTTAATTGAAAAGAGATTTAATGCAATATTCTTTATAAACGGTGACTCAAAGATTCCAGAATATGCAGGTCTTTTTTCTGCAATTGTTGGGTCTGTTTTAACTTTGATTATAACAATGGCAGTTGCATTTCCAATTGGAGTTATGACAGCAATTTATCTTGAAGAGTTTGCTGGGGATAATAAATTTACAAGATTTATTGAAATAAACATCAATAATCTTGCAGCAATTCCATCTATTTTATTTGGACTTTTAGGTCTGGCAATTTTTATAAACCTTTTTGGAATGCCTAGAAGTTCACCTTTAGTTGGTGGATTAACTTTAGCTCTTATGACACTTCCTATTATAATTGTAAGTTCAAGAGCAGCATTAAGAGCTGTTCCAGATAATATAAGACAAGCTGGATATGGTTTGGGATTAAATAAAATTCAAG
Protein-coding regions in this window:
- the pstA gene encoding phosphate ABC transporter permease PstA, which produces MIKRKKRNKQYNPFYDPTLKSRHKSAKRFKKFTLTSLIFSIAFLAFFLFDMIAKGVPAFNVAYIKTEVTFNQKTLEDTRLAVSRDYRTLVSRAWLRDIPKLLEKNPEYLNTTQTLWVLANSQVDQYLKEHHNTLKSKDRAKVDELYNQGLIEKRFNAIFFINGDSKIPEYAGLFSAIVGSVLTLIITMAVAFPIGVMTAIYLEEFAGDNKFTRFIEININNLAAIPSILFGLLGLAIFINLFGMPRSSPLVGGLTLALMTLPIIIVSSRAALRAVPDNIRQAGYGLGLNKIQVTRDHVLPLAFPGIMTGSIIGLAQAMGETAPLIIIGMIAFIPDAPSMVTQAATVMPAQLFTWAGMPEGMYIEKTAAGILVLLSILISLNAIAIYLRKKFEVKW